In one Aquabacterium sp. OR-4 genomic region, the following are encoded:
- the tnpA gene encoding IS66-like element accessory protein TnpA, which yields MDTMEHSTRKKVRQHPPALRQQVLAECEQPGASVASVAQSHGLNANMVHAWRRQERVAAAAQDANAATPAPQFIALPLPPSTAGALPDIRIELRRGATTVSIIWPGQAASECGAWLREWLR from the coding sequence ATGGACACGATGGAACACTCGACACGCAAGAAGGTGCGCCAGCATCCCCCCGCGCTGAGGCAACAGGTGCTGGCGGAATGCGAGCAGCCCGGCGCATCGGTGGCCAGTGTGGCGCAGTCGCACGGTCTGAACGCGAACATGGTGCATGCCTGGCGCCGGCAGGAACGGGTTGCAGCGGCCGCACAGGACGCGAATGCTGCGACTCCAGCCCCGCAGTTCATCGCGCTGCCGCTGCCGCCGAGCACGGCCGGCGCGCTGCCGGACATCCGCATCGAGCTGCGCCGTGGCGCGACCACCGTGAGCATCATCTGGCCCGGCCAGGCCGCCAGCGAGTGCGGGGCTTGGCTGCGGGAGTGGCTGCGTTGA
- the tnpB gene encoding IS66 family insertion sequence element accessory protein TnpB (TnpB, as the term is used for proteins encoded by IS66 family insertion elements, is considered an accessory protein, since TnpC, encoded by a neighboring gene, is a DDE family transposase.), translating into MIRIDTLWLCTQPQDMRAGADRLLTVVVNTLGEARAHHGYLFANARASRLKLLVHDGFGVWCATRRLHAGRFVRHTAEAGSAACALQLSTQQFEALTLGLPWQRLGELATIRRC; encoded by the coding sequence TTGATCCGTATCGACACGCTGTGGTTGTGCACCCAGCCGCAGGACATGCGTGCCGGTGCCGACCGGCTGCTGACAGTGGTGGTCAACACGCTGGGCGAGGCGCGCGCGCACCACGGCTACCTCTTCGCCAATGCGCGCGCAAGCCGGCTCAAGCTGCTCGTGCACGACGGCTTCGGCGTGTGGTGCGCCACGCGCCGGCTGCATGCTGGCCGCTTCGTCAGGCACACGGCCGAGGCGGGCTCGGCAGCTTGCGCGTTGCAGCTCAGCACGCAGCAGTTCGAGGCGCTGACGCTGGGCCTGCCCTGGCAGCGCCTGGGCGAACTGGCCACCATACGCCGCTGCTGA
- the tnpC gene encoding IS66 family transposase: MLRMPGESADAIDVTSLPAEVAALIERLKQQAQADAHELARREREIALARVKIDKLNFELARLKRWKFDAKTESMTAAQRLLFAEVMAEDEASLRAKLAELQRGLPETPKAPKAPPRKPRRRALPEHLERVEHRHEPEDTTCPNTDCGRPMQRIGEDVSEKLDIIPAKFFVHRHIYGKWACKCCQQLHQEPAEPDVVDGGIPAAGLVAHTLISRFVDHLPYYRQAPINARSGVHTPRSTLASWGGAGGVSLEPLFELQRRFILSCTVLHADETPLPLLDPGAGKTKKVYVWAWARSHHDPHPGVIYEFCLGRGAQYPVAFLGGKGPPSPEPVWNGTLITDQYAGYNGVLDAKVYPQRKAAACAAHARRRFEELSRGGHSASVVATEAMLRWSRIYRAEAAFAEMGCEERRHARQGFSRPLWEEFEVWLKLQRTQVPDGTKIAEAIDYSLNAWKALTLHLDDGAVAIDNNLIERQIKPWKLGAKNWLFAGSALAGQRAAVVMSLVQSAKLNGLDPWAYLRDVLARIHLHPSHRLDELLPHRWRPA, from the coding sequence ATGCTGCGCATGCCGGGTGAATCTGCCGACGCCATCGATGTGACGAGCCTGCCGGCCGAGGTGGCCGCACTGATTGAGCGATTGAAGCAGCAGGCCCAGGCCGATGCGCATGAGCTGGCCCGGCGCGAGCGCGAGATTGCGCTGGCCCGAGTCAAGATCGACAAGCTCAACTTCGAGCTCGCGCGGCTCAAGCGCTGGAAGTTCGACGCCAAGACCGAGTCGATGACGGCCGCACAGCGGCTGCTGTTCGCTGAAGTCATGGCCGAGGACGAGGCCAGCCTGAGGGCGAAGCTGGCCGAGTTGCAGCGCGGCTTGCCCGAGACACCCAAGGCCCCGAAGGCGCCACCCCGCAAGCCCCGTCGCCGGGCACTGCCCGAGCACCTGGAGCGCGTCGAGCACCGCCACGAGCCCGAGGACACCACCTGCCCAAACACCGACTGCGGCCGGCCGATGCAGCGCATCGGCGAGGACGTCAGCGAGAAGCTGGACATCATCCCGGCGAAGTTCTTCGTGCACCGGCACATCTACGGCAAGTGGGCCTGCAAGTGCTGCCAGCAACTGCACCAGGAGCCGGCCGAGCCGGACGTGGTCGACGGTGGCATCCCGGCTGCGGGCTTGGTGGCGCACACGCTGATCAGCCGCTTCGTCGACCACCTGCCGTACTACCGGCAGGCGCCGATCAACGCACGTTCGGGCGTGCACACGCCGCGCTCGACGCTGGCATCCTGGGGCGGCGCCGGTGGCGTATCGCTGGAGCCGCTGTTCGAGTTGCAGCGGCGCTTCATCCTCAGCTGCACGGTGCTGCACGCCGACGAGACGCCGCTGCCGCTGCTGGACCCGGGCGCAGGCAAGACGAAGAAGGTCTACGTCTGGGCCTGGGCGCGCAGCCACCACGATCCGCACCCGGGCGTGATCTACGAGTTCTGCCTGGGACGCGGGGCGCAATACCCGGTGGCCTTCCTGGGCGGCAAGGGGCCGCCATCGCCTGAGCCAGTGTGGAACGGCACCCTGATCACCGATCAGTACGCCGGCTACAACGGCGTACTCGATGCCAAGGTCTACCCGCAGCGCAAGGCAGCGGCCTGCGCCGCGCATGCCCGGCGCCGCTTCGAGGAACTCAGCCGCGGCGGCCACAGTGCCAGCGTGGTGGCCACCGAGGCGATGCTGCGCTGGAGCCGAATCTACCGGGCCGAGGCCGCCTTCGCCGAGATGGGCTGCGAGGAGCGTCGGCACGCACGTCAGGGCTTCAGCCGGCCGCTGTGGGAGGAGTTCGAGGTGTGGCTGAAGCTGCAGCGCACGCAGGTGCCGGACGGCACCAAGATCGCCGAGGCCATCGACTACAGCCTGAACGCCTGGAAGGCGCTCACGCTGCACCTGGACGACGGGGCGGTGGCCATCGACAACAACCTCATCGAGCGGCAGATCAAGCCGTGGAAGCTGGGCGCCAAGAACTGGCTGTTCGCCGGCAGCGCGCTGGCCGGGCAGCGCGCGGCGGTGGTGATGAGCCTGGTTCAGTCGGCCAAGCTCAATGGCCTGGATCCGTGGGCCTACCTGCGCGACGTGCTGGCGCGCATCCACCTGCACCCCAGCCACCGGCTGGACGAACTGCTGCCGCATCGCTGGCGGCCGGCCTGA